A stretch of Endozoicomonas sp. SCSIO W0465 DNA encodes these proteins:
- the lgt gene encoding prolipoprotein diacylglyceryl transferase, translating to MIAYPEIDPVAFSLGPLSVHWYGLMYLIGFALALWLGGIRARRSGGLWRPEQVSDLIFYGAIGVILGGRVGYVLFYHFDYFVRDPLWLFKVWDGGMSFHGGLLGVLLAMWLYGRSQGKSFFQITDFLAPLVPLGLGLGRIGNFIGGELWGRASDVPWAMVFPTDPGQMARHPSQLYQFFLEGLVLFGLLWWFSSKPRPRMSVSGLFLLIYGLARFSVEFVREPDAQLGFIAFDWLTMGQLLSLPMVVMGIVFMVWGYRHHPLVSGMNSDDAAWLAKARVNCQELKNSTEQKQKQKQKQKQKQTKRGSKKR from the coding sequence GTGATTGCGTATCCCGAGATAGATCCTGTGGCTTTTAGCCTTGGCCCCTTAAGTGTGCACTGGTATGGCCTGATGTACCTTATTGGCTTTGCCCTGGCACTCTGGCTTGGTGGTATTCGCGCCCGGAGATCCGGTGGATTATGGCGTCCGGAACAGGTCAGTGACCTGATTTTTTATGGTGCTATCGGGGTTATCCTGGGTGGACGAGTCGGATATGTCCTCTTCTATCACTTTGACTATTTTGTCAGAGACCCGCTCTGGTTATTCAAAGTGTGGGATGGCGGCATGTCCTTTCACGGTGGCCTTCTTGGAGTTCTGTTGGCCATGTGGCTTTATGGCCGTTCTCAGGGCAAAAGCTTCTTTCAGATAACCGACTTTCTTGCCCCGCTGGTGCCATTGGGGCTGGGCCTTGGTCGAATAGGTAACTTTATTGGTGGCGAGCTTTGGGGCAGGGCCTCCGATGTGCCATGGGCCATGGTTTTTCCCACCGATCCCGGCCAGATGGCAAGACACCCTTCCCAGCTTTATCAGTTCTTTCTGGAAGGGCTTGTGCTGTTTGGCCTGCTTTGGTGGTTTTCATCAAAGCCCAGACCGAGAATGTCTGTTTCCGGACTGTTCCTGCTGATCTATGGGCTGGCAAGATTCTCTGTTGAGTTTGTGCGGGAGCCGGATGCCCAGCTTGGCTTTATTGCCTTTGACTGGCTAACCATGGGGCAGTTGTTATCGTTGCCTATGGTTGTTATGGGTATCGTGTTTATGGTTTGGGGATATCGTCACCATCCATTGGTTAGTGGTATGAACAGTGATGATGCTGCCTGGCTGGCAAAGGCCAGAGTAAACTGCCAAGAGCTGAAGAACAGCACAGAGCAGAAGCAGAAGCAGAAGCAGAAGCAGAAGCAGAAGCAGACAAAGCGTGGATCGAAAAAACGATGA
- a CDS encoding thymidylate synthase, protein MKEYLDLLRHVKDHGTFKADRTGTGTYSVFGYQMRFALCEGFPLVTTKKCHLRSIIHELLWFLKGDTNIGYLQENGVRIWNEWATDDGDLGPVYGKQWRSWEGANGEVVDQIQWLLNEIKTNPDSRRMVISAWNPSVLPDVAHSPKENAAMGRQALPPCHCLFQFYVLDGKLSCQLYQRSADIFLGVPFNIASYALLTLMIAQVCDLEPGDFVHTFGDAHLYANHLEQAEEQLSRTPYQRPQMKLNPAIRDLFAFTGDDFELVDYQAHPHIKAAVSV, encoded by the coding sequence ATGAAAGAATATCTGGACCTCCTGCGGCATGTGAAAGACCATGGCACTTTCAAAGCGGATCGGACCGGCACGGGTACCTACAGTGTATTTGGCTATCAGATGCGCTTTGCTCTTTGTGAAGGCTTTCCACTGGTGACCACCAAAAAGTGTCACCTGCGTTCCATCATTCATGAATTATTGTGGTTTCTCAAAGGGGATACCAATATCGGCTACCTGCAGGAAAATGGTGTCCGGATCTGGAATGAGTGGGCAACCGACGACGGTGATCTTGGCCCGGTTTATGGCAAACAGTGGCGCAGCTGGGAGGGAGCCAATGGTGAAGTGGTGGACCAGATTCAGTGGCTTTTGAATGAGATCAAAACCAACCCGGACTCAAGACGAATGGTCATCAGCGCCTGGAATCCATCGGTACTTCCGGATGTTGCCCACTCGCCAAAGGAAAATGCCGCTATGGGGCGTCAGGCGTTACCACCCTGTCACTGCCTCTTTCAGTTCTATGTACTGGATGGCAAGTTGTCCTGCCAGCTGTATCAACGCAGCGCCGATATTTTCCTGGGGGTACCTTTTAATATTGCTTCCTATGCGTTGTTGACCTTGATGATTGCCCAGGTCTGCGACCTGGAACCCGGTGACTTTGTTCATACCTTTGGCGATGCACACTTGTACGCCAATCATCTTGAACAGGCAGAAGAGCAGTTAAGCCGAACACCTTATCAGCGGCCTCAGATGAAGTTAAACCCGGCAATTCGTGATCTGTTTGCATTTACCGGTGATGATTTTGAGCTGGTGGATTATCAAGCCCACCCACATATAAAAGCGGCGGTATCCGTTTAA
- a CDS encoding succinylglutamate desuccinylase/aspartoacylase family protein, translating to MERAQPLELFGHTIQPGTRQKVNIPVVKLYTDTPIDLRMEVIHGRKKGPCLLVTAAIHGDELNGVEICRQILGHKNLSRIHGTLIVIPVVNQLGFIQQIRYLPDRRDLNRCFPGSSKGSLGGRLANLITTGVFPHVDYALDLHTGAIHRTNLPQLRTDLTNEKCIALARAFGAPVILHSSLRDGSFRYAANEYDIPALVYEAGEALRLEQASIKLGLKGVMRVMRHLNMLPRKPLKTPAIQPWECNQSQWLRSSRDGLVLLHIKQGHLVKEGNTMMTIVNPFDASDSESITAPFDGVVIGLSQLPLANEGDALVHLAKVSSTLADTEYDQEVIEEVLDLGVAQLPVPENQD from the coding sequence ATGGAAAGAGCACAACCCCTAGAGCTATTTGGCCATACCATCCAGCCGGGTACACGACAGAAAGTTAATATACCGGTGGTCAAACTCTACACCGATACGCCCATTGATCTTCGTATGGAGGTTATTCACGGTCGCAAAAAAGGCCCATGTCTTTTAGTGACGGCGGCCATTCATGGTGATGAGCTCAATGGCGTAGAAATCTGCCGCCAGATCCTCGGCCATAAAAACCTGTCCAGAATCCATGGCACCCTGATTGTCATTCCTGTTGTTAACCAGCTCGGATTCATCCAGCAAATCCGCTACCTGCCGGATCGCAGGGACCTGAACCGTTGTTTCCCGGGGTCCAGCAAAGGATCTCTCGGCGGAAGGCTTGCCAACCTGATTACGACGGGGGTTTTTCCACACGTTGACTATGCCCTGGACCTCCACACCGGAGCCATTCACAGAACCAACCTGCCACAGCTGAGAACGGACCTGACCAACGAGAAATGTATTGCCCTGGCCAGGGCATTTGGTGCGCCGGTGATCCTCCACTCATCCCTGAGAGATGGTTCCTTCCGTTATGCCGCCAATGAGTACGACATTCCGGCACTGGTTTATGAAGCGGGCGAAGCGTTACGACTGGAACAGGCTTCCATCAAGCTGGGCCTGAAAGGCGTCATGCGGGTAATGCGTCACCTGAATATGCTGCCCAGGAAACCCCTGAAAACACCGGCTATTCAGCCATGGGAGTGCAACCAGAGCCAATGGCTGAGAAGTTCAAGGGACGGGTTGGTGTTACTTCATATCAAACAGGGTCATCTGGTAAAAGAAGGAAACACAATGATGACCATTGTGAACCCGTTTGACGCCAGTGACAGTGAAAGCATCACCGCACCGTTTGATGGTGTTGTTATCGGCCTTAGCCAGCTGCCACTGGCCAACGAAGGCGATGCACTGGTCCATCTTGCCAAAGTCAGCAGTACCCTGGCAGATACCGAGTATGATCAGGAAGTGATTGAAGAAGTGCTTGATCTGGGCGTTGCCCAGCTGCCAGTGCCTGAAAATCAAGATTAA
- the rimK gene encoding 30S ribosomal protein S6--L-glutamate ligase: MRIALLSRNERLYSSRRIIEAAEARGHTIDVIDILSCYMNINDKHPSIHMKGVELPNYDAVIPRIGASNTFYGTAVLRQFEMMNCYSLNESLAIARSRDKLRSMQLLSRKGVGLPVTGFASGPGDIPDLIDMVGGAPLVIKLLEGTQGIGVVLAETRKAAESVLEAFMGLKANIMVQEYIKEAGGADIRCFVIGDKVIAAMKRQAPEGEFRSNIHRGGSASLVKLTKDERATAVKAAKAMGLRLAGVDILRSNRGPLVMEVNSSPGLEGIERATANDVANCIIEYIENHYHRTRNTRITG, from the coding sequence ATGCGAATTGCGCTACTTTCACGTAACGAGCGGTTGTACTCATCCCGCCGCATTATTGAGGCTGCAGAAGCCAGAGGTCATACGATCGATGTTATTGATATTTTGAGTTGCTATATGAATATCAATGACAAACACCCCAGTATTCATATGAAAGGGGTTGAGCTGCCTAACTATGATGCGGTGATTCCGCGCATTGGTGCCTCCAATACCTTTTACGGAACAGCGGTTCTTCGCCAGTTTGAAATGATGAACTGTTACTCACTGAATGAGTCCCTGGCCATTGCCCGCTCCCGCGACAAGCTACGCTCCATGCAACTGTTATCCCGTAAAGGGGTTGGCTTGCCGGTTACCGGTTTTGCCAGTGGTCCGGGCGATATTCCTGACCTGATCGATATGGTTGGTGGTGCTCCTTTGGTGATCAAATTGCTGGAAGGCACCCAAGGAATTGGTGTCGTCCTGGCAGAAACCCGGAAAGCGGCAGAAAGTGTTCTGGAAGCTTTTATGGGCCTGAAAGCCAATATTATGGTTCAGGAATACATCAAAGAGGCCGGGGGGGCCGACATTCGCTGTTTTGTTATCGGCGACAAAGTCATCGCCGCAATGAAACGTCAGGCACCTGAAGGGGAATTCCGCTCCAACATTCACCGTGGTGGCAGCGCCAGCCTGGTGAAACTGACGAAAGATGAACGTGCTACCGCGGTAAAAGCCGCAAAAGCCATGGGTCTGAGGCTGGCAGGGGTGGATATTCTTCGCTCCAACCGCGGCCCGTTGGTAATGGAGGTCAACTCATCTCCCGGACTGGAAGGTATTGAGCGGGCAACGGCCAACGATGTCGCTAACTGCATTATCGAATACATTGAGAATCACTATCACCGCACCCGTAACACGCGGATTACCGGATAA
- the yccS gene encoding YccS family putative transporter — MLSPDIFQPFRNYWANDRINYSVKVFFALAGVTLPAWYRGSPDDITPMVLGIIAAALAEVDDNLWGRIKALIMMLACFLLASLSIELLFGYPLLFAAGLFCSTFGFTMLGAMGPRYSSMAFASLLLAVYTMLGAGNSPSLWTQPVLLLGGALWYGVLSLLWHILWPDRPVQQSLANVFKELAGYLDSKSQLFDPVANMNPQPLRLAVAKKNASVVNALNQAKASLLRRVRRQVSVREQPFLKIYFLAQDIHERVSSSHYRYQDLADHFSRSDILFRFQKVLRVQARACRAIAHSLASGRDYLHDSDNEAVLDELRQSLEYLQQQGNPRWRSLLVQLEYLLKNLTTVDFQISSVGKPGSAISEDESVLADSNPRGIKAHLLCIWNECRLDSPLFRHGLRLATSLTLGYGLILLFNLQPGYWVLLTILFVCQPSYSATRQKLTQRVVGTLAGLLTGIPLLYLFPGQEGQLVLMVISGILFFAFRTVRYDLATAFITLLVLFCFNQQGLGFAVMMPRLADTLLGCLLAVTAVMFILPDWESRRLNRIMALSIARHRAYLAQVMEQYQTGKRDTLAYRLSRRHAHDMDARLNSAIMNMLTEPGRYQRAKEESFRFLTLSHALLSYISTLGAHRMLLDGNAFQEELLAQYQAIDQHLRLLEQQLMASNVQPHGSLSGPDTIDEWLEEERPECRLLLQQLQLMLQIMPEMHLLAAEIYHQLSKPDRQ, encoded by the coding sequence ATGCTCTCTCCTGATATTTTTCAACCATTTCGCAATTACTGGGCAAACGACCGAATTAATTACAGTGTCAAAGTCTTTTTTGCCCTGGCGGGCGTTACCCTGCCCGCCTGGTACCGGGGATCTCCTGATGACATTACGCCCATGGTGCTGGGCATTATTGCCGCTGCCCTGGCTGAAGTGGATGACAATCTCTGGGGAAGAATTAAAGCGCTGATCATGATGCTTGCCTGTTTTCTGCTGGCATCACTGTCCATTGAGCTGCTATTTGGTTATCCATTACTTTTTGCTGCCGGGCTTTTCTGTTCAACCTTTGGATTTACCATGCTCGGTGCCATGGGGCCAAGGTATAGCAGTATGGCCTTTGCCTCACTGTTGCTGGCGGTTTACACCATGCTTGGTGCGGGGAACAGCCCCAGCCTCTGGACACAGCCGGTGCTGCTTCTCGGTGGTGCGCTCTGGTATGGTGTGCTGTCCCTGCTCTGGCATATCCTCTGGCCTGACCGGCCGGTGCAGCAATCCCTGGCCAATGTATTCAAAGAGCTGGCAGGTTATCTTGACAGTAAAAGTCAGTTGTTTGATCCCGTCGCCAATATGAACCCTCAGCCTCTGCGTTTGGCGGTGGCCAAAAAAAACGCCAGTGTCGTTAATGCCCTGAACCAGGCCAAGGCCTCTTTGCTCCGGAGAGTTCGCCGACAGGTCAGTGTAAGGGAGCAGCCTTTCCTGAAAATATACTTTCTTGCCCAGGATATCCATGAGCGGGTGAGTTCCTCACATTATCGGTATCAGGATCTGGCAGATCACTTTTCCCGCAGTGATATTCTTTTTCGCTTTCAGAAAGTGTTGCGAGTTCAGGCCAGAGCATGCCGTGCCATAGCCCACTCCCTGGCCTCGGGGCGGGATTATCTGCACGATAGCGACAATGAAGCGGTTCTTGATGAGCTCCGGCAGTCGCTGGAATATCTGCAGCAACAGGGCAATCCTCGGTGGCGATCTTTGTTGGTTCAGCTGGAATATCTGCTGAAAAACCTGACGACAGTAGACTTTCAAATATCATCTGTAGGAAAGCCGGGCTCAGCAATATCAGAAGACGAAAGCGTATTGGCTGATTCCAACCCCAGGGGAATCAAGGCTCACCTGCTCTGTATCTGGAATGAGTGTCGTCTGGATAGTCCTTTATTCCGACATGGTCTTCGTCTGGCAACATCACTAACACTGGGCTATGGGCTGATTCTGTTGTTCAATCTTCAGCCCGGTTACTGGGTTCTGCTGACCATCCTGTTTGTCTGCCAGCCCAGCTACAGCGCAACAAGGCAGAAACTGACCCAGCGGGTCGTTGGAACCCTTGCCGGCCTTCTGACCGGCATACCGCTTTTGTACCTTTTTCCGGGACAAGAAGGTCAACTGGTCCTGATGGTGATCAGTGGCATTCTGTTTTTTGCATTTCGCACGGTACGCTATGATCTGGCAACAGCCTTTATCACCTTGCTGGTGTTGTTTTGTTTTAATCAGCAGGGATTGGGCTTTGCTGTGATGATGCCCCGCCTGGCGGATACTCTCCTTGGCTGCCTGCTGGCCGTCACTGCGGTTATGTTTATTCTGCCTGACTGGGAATCCAGGCGTCTGAACCGGATTATGGCGTTGTCCATAGCCAGGCACAGAGCGTACCTGGCCCAGGTCATGGAGCAGTATCAGACGGGTAAACGGGATACCCTGGCTTATCGTTTGTCCCGTCGCCATGCGCACGATATGGATGCCCGGCTTAATTCCGCCATTATGAATATGCTGACTGAGCCTGGCCGTTATCAGCGGGCAAAAGAGGAAAGCTTTCGTTTCCTGACCCTTTCCCATGCATTGCTGAGTTATATCTCAACATTGGGTGCACACCGGATGCTGTTGGATGGCAACGCTTTTCAGGAAGAGCTGCTGGCACAATATCAAGCTATCGATCAACATTTACGGTTGTTGGAGCAGCAGTTGATGGCGAGCAATGTCCAGCCTCATGGGAGCCTTTCTGGACCGGATACCATCGATGAGTGGCTGGAGGAGGAGCGGCCTGAATGTCGTTTGCTACTGCAACAGTTACAGCTGATGTTGCAAATCATGCCGGAAATGCACCTTCTGGCCGCTGAAATTTATCATCAATTAAGTAAGCCAGACCGGCAGTGA
- a CDS encoding ankyrin repeat domain-containing protein — translation MDTVCGSPFHIPADTNAPKEHNTCVICFEAFHDRTVAPTVVKTHCGHRYDLSCVSRWFDEQQKKGVATRSCALCRQEALPLVRETGARLYEDSPYCEPLPLQAARTGDLKALQRLLVLDPGIVHQTFRSAVSGEHTHLLLIAVQNGHTEFLKALIHAGADPNAALTSDGATPAFIAAREGHTECLKALIDAKADPNAALTSDGATPALIAAENGHTECLRVLLDAGADPNAAQTSDGGTPTFIAAQNGHPECLKALIDAGADPNAALPFDGITPAFIATQNGHPECLKVLIDAKADPNAALTSDGATPVFIAVQMGYTECLKVLIDAKADPNAARTSDGATPVYIAAQEGHTECLKALIEAKADLNAALTSDGTTPAFIAACNGHTECLKALIDAGADPNAARTSGATPMYIAAQEGRTECLKVLIDAKANPNAARTSGATPVYIAACNGNTECLKALIDAGAGLTYVTARES, via the coding sequence ATGGATACTGTTTGCGGATCACCTTTTCACATTCCTGCAGATACGAATGCGCCTAAAGAGCATAATACCTGTGTTATTTGTTTTGAGGCTTTTCATGATCGTACTGTGGCACCCACGGTTGTCAAAACCCACTGCGGCCATCGCTACGATCTTAGCTGTGTTTCCAGGTGGTTCGACGAACAGCAAAAGAAGGGTGTCGCCACACGGAGTTGTGCGTTATGTCGGCAAGAGGCGTTGCCTCTGGTACGTGAGACGGGTGCTCGCCTCTATGAAGATTCCCCTTACTGTGAACCCTTGCCTTTGCAGGCCGCCCGTACAGGTGATCTCAAGGCATTGCAGAGATTGTTGGTACTTGATCCAGGGATTGTCCACCAGACGTTCCGGTCTGCCGTGTCCGGCGAGCATACTCATCTTTTGCTCATCGCTGTCCAGAACGGTCACACCGAGTTCCTGAAAGCCCTGATCCACGCCGGGGCGGACCCCAACGCCGCCCTGACTTCCGACGGCGCCACCCCGGCGTTCATCGCTGCCCGGGAGGGTCACACTGAGTGCCTGAAAGCCCTGATCGACGCCAAGGCGGACCCCAACGCCGCCCTGACTTCCGACGGCGCCACCCCGGCGCTCATCGCTGCCGAGAACGGTCACACTGAGTGCCTGAGAGTCCTGCTCGACGCCGGGGCGGACCCCAACGCCGCCCAGACTTCCGACGGCGGCACCCCGACGTTCATCGCTGCCCAGAACGGTCACCCTGAGTGCCTGAAAGCCCTGATTGACGCCGGGGCGGACCCCAACGCCGCCCTACCTTTCGACGGCATCACCCCGGCGTTCATCGCTACCCAGAACGGTCACCCTGAGTGCCTGAAAGTCCTGATCGACGCCAAGGCGGACCCCAACGCCGCCCTGACTTCCGACGGCGCCACCCCGGTGTTCATCGCTGTCCAGATGGGTTACACTGAGTGCCTGAAAGTCCTGATCGACGCCAAGGCGGACCCCAACGCCGCCCGGACTTCCGACGGCGCCACCCCGGTGTACATCGCTGCCCAAGAGGGTCACACTGAGTGCCTGAAAGCTCTGATCGAGGCCAAGGCGGACCTCAACGCAGCCCTGACTTCCGACGGCACCACCCCGGCGTTCATCGCTGCCTGTAACGGTCACACTGAGTGCCTGAAAGCCCTGATCGACGCCGGGGCGGACCCCAACGCCGCCCGGACTTCCGGCGCCACCCCGATGTACATCGCTGCCCAGGAGGGTCGCACTGAGTGCCTGAAAGTCCTGATCGACGCCAAGGCAAACCCCAACGCCGCCCGGACTTCCGGCGCCACCCCGGTGTACATCGCTGCCTGTAACGGTAACACTGAGTGCCTGAAAGCCCTGATCGACGCCGGGGCGGGCCTCACCTACGTTACCGCCCGCGAGTCATAG
- a CDS encoding transposase produces the protein MILYGIMQGTTSLRAMERLARMDLGCMWVSGGIFPDHANVGRFINRHAEQLTGSFFLIMRL, from the coding sequence TTGATTCTCTATGGCATTATGCAGGGCACTACCTCTTTGCGGGCAATGGAGCGGCTGGCACGAATGGATCTCGGCTGCATGTGGGTCAGCGGTGGAATATTCCCCGACCATGCTAATGTCGGCCGCTTTATTAACCGCCACGCCGAGCAACTGACTGGCTCTTTCTTCCTGATAATGAGGCTTTAG